Proteins from one Streptomyces sp. NBC_00390 genomic window:
- a CDS encoding YoaK family protein — MDPSPRALTPLLIVLTLSTGVVEAACFLQLGPVFTAMQTGNVLFLAFGAAGEGGLSTMVPAVSLGSFAVGTVIGARMEPRLEARTHRWLVLALAVEGLLISAAGLTAWGLVLSPSTTSARQVLVTAVLAVAMGMRNVTTTRAHVPALSTTLVTTSTTTALLSSSPFGHDPAIGHRAGAAKRRSASILAMFVGGLIGAYLIHLGWSVSALLFLAAAVLLATTVVYVRQPNPTRGEDPPAQE, encoded by the coding sequence GTGGATCCGAGCCCCCGGGCCCTCACACCGCTGCTGATCGTCCTGACGCTGTCCACCGGAGTGGTGGAAGCGGCCTGTTTCCTGCAACTGGGGCCCGTCTTCACGGCCATGCAGACGGGCAACGTCCTGTTTCTCGCTTTCGGCGCGGCGGGGGAGGGCGGCCTGTCGACCATGGTTCCGGCCGTCTCGCTCGGCTCCTTCGCCGTCGGCACCGTGATCGGCGCCAGGATGGAGCCGCGGCTCGAGGCCCGTACACACCGGTGGCTCGTCCTCGCCCTCGCGGTCGAGGGCCTGCTCATCTCGGCCGCCGGTCTCACGGCATGGGGACTCGTGCTGTCGCCGAGCACCACGTCCGCCCGGCAGGTCCTGGTGACTGCGGTGCTCGCGGTCGCCATGGGCATGCGAAACGTCACCACGACGCGCGCGCACGTCCCCGCCCTGAGCACGACGCTGGTCACCACCTCGACCACGACCGCGCTGCTGAGCAGCTCCCCGTTCGGACACGACCCGGCCATCGGCCACCGTGCCGGAGCGGCGAAGCGCCGTTCCGCCTCGATCCTCGCGATGTTCGTCGGGGGTCTGATCGGTGCGTACCTCATTCACCTGGGCTGGTCGGTGTCCGCGCTGCTGTTCCTGGCCGCCGCTGTCCTCCTGGCCACGACCGTCGTGTATGTCCGGCAGCCGAACCCGACGCGGGGTGAGGATCCCCCGGCGCAGGAATGA
- a CDS encoding histidine phosphatase family protein, which yields MPGAAARYLYLARHGEASPDESELTENGRRQAVLLGERLRRSPITAIHHGPLPRAWQTAQLIRAQLGDVSLQPSEPAGDYIPYLPQRDELPAESADAMLGRLAQFPAEERENGPQWARAALARFTGPVEGDEPLHELIVTHAFLVAWLVRDALDAPKWRWMGLNCANAALTVIRYAPGRPSSVMFFNDMSHLPEDLCWTGFPPELQI from the coding sequence ATGCCCGGTGCTGCTGCCCGCTACCTCTATCTCGCACGGCACGGCGAGGCCTCGCCGGACGAGAGCGAGCTGACGGAGAACGGACGCCGCCAGGCCGTGCTGCTGGGCGAGCGGCTTCGGCGCAGCCCGATCACGGCGATACACCACGGTCCCCTCCCGCGGGCGTGGCAGACGGCCCAGCTGATCCGCGCCCAGCTCGGTGATGTGTCCCTGCAGCCGTCGGAGCCGGCCGGGGACTACATCCCCTACCTTCCGCAGCGCGACGAACTGCCGGCGGAATCGGCCGACGCCATGCTCGGCCGTCTGGCCCAGTTCCCGGCCGAGGAGCGTGAGAATGGTCCGCAGTGGGCGCGGGCGGCTCTCGCACGGTTCACCGGACCCGTCGAGGGCGACGAGCCCCTGCATGAGCTGATCGTCACGCACGCCTTCCTCGTCGCCTGGCTGGTGCGGGACGCCCTCGACGCTCCGAAGTGGCGGTGGATGGGCCTGAACTGCGCCAACGCCGCACTGACGGTCATCCGGTACGCGCCGGGCCGGCCCTCGTCGGTGATGTTCTTCAACGATATGAGCCACCTTCCCGAGGATCTTTGCTGGACCGGTTTCCCGCCGGAGCTCCAGATCTGA
- a CDS encoding DUF6400 family protein: MDQDRAADHIAFTIDLTFEEARRRAEVVTALGPDWDPAAALRSEDEAYALLYSGLDAEQQRTYDMLVAAGVLPGGEPGRAAAH; encoded by the coding sequence ATGGACCAGGACCGCGCAGCCGACCACATAGCCTTCACGATCGACCTCACCTTCGAGGAGGCCCGGCGACGGGCCGAGGTCGTGACCGCGCTCGGACCGGACTGGGACCCGGCTGCCGCCCTCCGCTCCGAGGACGAGGCCTACGCGCTGCTGTACTCGGGCCTCGACGCCGAACAGCAGCGCACGTACGACATGCTCGTGGCCGCCGGTGTCCTGCCGGGAGGGGAGCCGGGCCGTGCGGCTGCCCATTGA
- a CDS encoding PRC-barrel domain containing protein, whose amino-acid sequence MSENIWNYPSASGHAAGIELAGFKVEALDGSIGRVDKHSDDVGSAYLVVDIGIWIFGKHVLLPAGTVTRIDTAGETIFVSRTKDQIKAAPEFDKEQYVGNPEFHEQIGMYYGSHRA is encoded by the coding sequence ATGAGCGAGAACATCTGGAACTACCCGTCCGCGAGTGGCCACGCCGCCGGCATCGAGCTGGCCGGCTTCAAGGTCGAGGCGCTGGACGGGAGCATCGGCAGGGTCGACAAGCATTCCGATGACGTCGGGTCCGCATACCTTGTCGTCGACATCGGCATCTGGATCTTCGGTAAGCATGTGCTGCTGCCCGCGGGCACCGTCACCCGCATCGACACGGCAGGCGAAACCATCTTCGTCAGCCGCACCAAAGACCAGATCAAGGCGGCGCCGGAGTTCGACAAGGAACAGTACGTCGGAAACCCGGAGTTTCACGAGCAGATCGGCATGTATTACGGCAGCCATCGCGCCTGA
- a CDS encoding tellurite resistance TerB family protein, with amino-acid sequence MAMWDRIKDQAKILQQAQGVRGSSGHGSGSGSGGGPKALLVKALKSQLTSVKAELKSGAYRDASMAMCALVAAADGHVDPAERQHVESLILGNDVLQNFPPDQLRQRFNKHVDLLAGNFQQGKAEAMQDIAKAAKKQTEARAVIQTGLVVAGADGFVAPAEEQVIREACSALGLSPAEFSL; translated from the coding sequence GTGGCGATGTGGGATCGGATCAAGGACCAGGCCAAGATTCTGCAGCAGGCCCAGGGGGTGCGGGGCTCGAGCGGTCACGGATCCGGATCGGGCTCTGGGGGCGGGCCGAAGGCCCTTCTGGTGAAGGCGCTGAAGTCGCAGCTCACTTCAGTGAAGGCCGAGCTGAAGAGCGGCGCCTACCGGGATGCCAGCATGGCGATGTGTGCCCTGGTGGCCGCCGCCGACGGGCATGTCGACCCGGCCGAGAGGCAGCATGTCGAATCGCTGATTCTGGGCAATGACGTCCTGCAGAACTTCCCCCCGGACCAGTTGCGTCAGCGGTTCAACAAGCACGTCGACCTGCTCGCGGGCAACTTCCAGCAGGGGAAGGCCGAGGCGATGCAGGACATCGCGAAGGCGGCGAAGAAGCAGACCGAGGCCAGGGCCGTGATCCAGACCGGCCTTGTCGTCGCCGGGGCGGACGGCTTCGTCGCGCCGGCCGAGGAGCAGGTCATCCGGGAAGCGTGTTCGGCACTGGGTCTGTCTCCTGCGGAGTTCAGCCTCTGA
- a CDS encoding metallophosphoesterase family protein, with amino-acid sequence MHLLLTSDTHLPKRARELPAELLEGIESADVVFHAGDWVDVRTLHLLQTRASRLVAVYGNNDGPELRARLPEVARAELGGVRFGAVHETGPAQGRERRCAERFPDLDVLVFGHSHIPWDTTAAGGLRLLNPGSPTDRRRQPHCTYMTAEVTDGRLGEVRLHRL; translated from the coding sequence ATGCACCTGCTGCTGACCTCGGACACCCACCTGCCCAAGCGGGCACGTGAGCTGCCGGCCGAGCTGCTGGAGGGGATCGAGTCGGCCGATGTGGTGTTCCATGCCGGCGACTGGGTCGATGTCCGCACGCTCCACCTGCTGCAGACGCGCGCGTCCCGGCTGGTCGCGGTGTACGGCAACAACGACGGTCCCGAACTGCGTGCCCGGCTGCCCGAGGTGGCCCGGGCAGAGCTGGGCGGCGTTCGCTTCGGAGCCGTCCACGAGACCGGGCCTGCCCAGGGCCGTGAACGCCGTTGCGCCGAGCGCTTCCCCGACCTGGACGTTCTGGTGTTCGGACACAGTCACATCCCCTGGGACACGACCGCAGCCGGGGGTCTGCGGCTGCTCAATCCCGGCTCACCGACCGACCGCAGGCGGCAGCCGCACTGCACGTACATGACCGCGGAGGTGACCGACGGGCGGCTGGGCGAGGTCCGTCTGCATCGCCTGTGA
- a CDS encoding MFS transporter → MGDTATAGTRSRLFSGRDRAVIAAASLSMLLVQMDWFALNLMLPVIARDFDTPTTDLQWLVSGYMLTLGALMITGGRAADVHGRRRIIVIGLSGFAVLSIVCSAAQNEVWLVVGRVVQGATAALIFPVAVAVVTAYFRDDRQGRAVATVLAFSAIGTALGPFVGGAFAEYVSWRAVFLLNVPFCAVAACLMLRYVGETRDEKAGHSLDIKGACAVAGGLAALMLAVDQGSQWGWGAPATLLCLIGGAVLLVVFVVMEQRTAEPLLDLSLLRNGPFVTVTLAGSLSNVVYCLVAVLSALYLQQARGLPPLESGLVFLSLSAGAGAASYWSGRLAQHWRPESLMAAGMLLSGLSLLGLTWVTSLALYAAVFALVGVGLGLGWALTNVATQSYVPASRLAAASGLVLTSLVLFGAVAVAVASTVLEAVSGSASRAASDGPAIEGVLRVAAALALVGAAALAAVARKYAPGRVAP, encoded by the coding sequence ATGGGAGATACCGCCACCGCAGGGACGAGGTCGCGGCTGTTCTCCGGCCGGGACCGGGCCGTGATTGCCGCGGCCTCCCTGTCCATGCTCCTTGTGCAGATGGACTGGTTCGCCCTGAACCTCATGCTGCCGGTCATCGCCCGCGACTTCGACACCCCCACGACGGATCTGCAATGGCTGGTCAGCGGATACATGCTGACGCTGGGCGCGTTGATGATCACAGGCGGGCGGGCCGCCGACGTGCACGGCAGACGGCGGATCATCGTGATCGGCCTGAGCGGATTCGCCGTCCTCTCGATTGTGTGCAGCGCCGCACAGAACGAGGTGTGGCTCGTCGTCGGGCGCGTGGTCCAAGGCGCGACCGCGGCGCTCATCTTCCCGGTCGCGGTGGCCGTGGTCACCGCGTACTTCCGTGATGACCGGCAGGGCCGGGCGGTCGCCACGGTGCTCGCCTTCAGTGCGATCGGCACCGCTCTGGGTCCCTTCGTCGGAGGCGCGTTCGCGGAGTACGTCAGCTGGCGCGCGGTCTTCCTGCTCAACGTTCCGTTCTGTGCGGTCGCGGCCTGCCTCATGTTGCGGTACGTCGGCGAGACCAGGGACGAGAAGGCCGGCCACAGCCTGGACATCAAGGGAGCGTGCGCCGTGGCCGGCGGACTCGCCGCCCTCATGCTCGCCGTCGACCAGGGCAGCCAGTGGGGATGGGGTGCACCGGCCACCCTCCTATGTCTGATCGGGGGTGCGGTCCTGCTGGTCGTTTTCGTCGTCATGGAGCAGCGGACCGCCGAGCCGCTGCTGGATCTGTCGCTGCTGCGGAACGGCCCCTTCGTCACCGTCACCCTCGCCGGGTCACTGTCCAATGTCGTGTACTGCCTCGTGGCCGTACTGTCCGCGCTCTACCTGCAACAGGCGCGCGGTCTGCCGCCGCTCGAGTCCGGCCTCGTCTTCCTCTCCCTGTCCGCCGGAGCGGGAGCCGCCAGTTACTGGTCGGGGCGGCTGGCGCAGCACTGGCGCCCGGAGTCGCTGATGGCCGCCGGAATGCTGTTGAGCGGTCTCAGCCTGCTCGGCCTCACCTGGGTCACCTCACTGGCCCTCTACGCCGCGGTCTTCGCCCTCGTGGGCGTCGGCCTCGGGCTCGGCTGGGCGCTCACCAATGTCGCCACACAGTCCTACGTACCCGCCTCCCGGCTCGCCGCCGCGTCGGGGCTGGTGCTCACTTCGCTGGTGCTGTTCGGCGCCGTGGCGGTGGCCGTGGCGTCCACCGTCCTGGAGGCGGTCAGCGGATCCGCGTCCCGTGCGGCCTCCGACGGGCCCGCGATCGAGGGTGTGCTGAGGGTCGCTGCCGCGCTCGCTCTCGTGGGCGCGGCGGCCTTGGCGGCGGTAGCCCGTAAGTACGCTCCTGGCAGGGTTGCGCCGTGA
- a CDS encoding VOC family protein, translating to MAEITMDTVVPDRYRYAVIPHIMVDDAAAAIDFYRRAFGAHEEFRIDAPGGGILHAEIRIGLSALMLGDASVEATEAAAFAAPASLGGGTTVTLHVFVPDVDALAEGAQAAGAEILQPPTDMFHGDRTVILKDPSGHMWVFLTHLEDVPEEELRRRLTASV from the coding sequence ATGGCCGAGATCACCATGGACACCGTGGTCCCCGACCGCTACCGCTACGCGGTGATCCCGCACATCATGGTCGACGACGCAGCAGCGGCGATCGACTTCTACCGGCGGGCGTTCGGCGCACATGAGGAGTTCCGGATCGACGCTCCGGGCGGCGGAATCCTGCACGCCGAGATCAGGATCGGCCTCTCGGCCCTCATGCTGGGCGACGCGAGCGTGGAGGCGACGGAGGCCGCCGCCTTCGCCGCGCCTGCCTCGCTCGGCGGCGGCACCACCGTCACCCTGCATGTCTTCGTGCCGGACGTCGACGCACTGGCCGAGGGCGCGCAGGCCGCGGGCGCCGAGATCCTCCAGCCGCCGACGGACATGTTCCACGGCGACCGGACCGTCATCCTCAAGGATCCTTCGGGCCACATGTGGGTCTTCCTGACCCACCTGGAGGACGTGCCGGAGGAGGAGCTGCGGCGCCGGCTCACGGCCTCCGTGTGA
- a CDS encoding flavin reductase family protein has protein sequence MYVVTAAAAGERAGCLVGFASQCSIHPPRFVVWLSTANRTYRVARNASHLGVHLLRRQDRSLAELFGGETGDRTDKFARVPWHPEHAGTPVLDGACAWFVGRVEDRLEGGDHVGFLLAPVAEARAVAGEPTLLSLADVVDLTPGHPA, from the coding sequence ATGTACGTCGTGACCGCCGCAGCGGCAGGCGAGCGGGCAGGGTGCCTGGTGGGGTTCGCCTCGCAGTGCTCGATCCACCCGCCCCGCTTCGTCGTGTGGCTGTCCACGGCGAACCGCACGTACCGCGTGGCGCGGAACGCCTCGCATCTGGGCGTGCACCTGCTGCGCCGGCAGGATCGTTCCCTGGCCGAGCTGTTCGGCGGCGAAACCGGTGATCGTACGGACAAGTTCGCACGCGTCCCCTGGCATCCGGAGCACGCCGGCACACCGGTGCTCGACGGCGCCTGCGCCTGGTTCGTCGGGCGGGTGGAGGACCGCCTCGAAGGAGGCGACCACGTGGGATTCCTCCTGGCACCCGTGGCCGAGGCCCGGGCCGTGGCGGGCGAACCCACGCTGCTCAGCCTCGCGGACGTCGTCGATCTCACTCCGGGGCACCCGGCCTGA